Part of the Natrialbaceae archaeon AArc-T1-2 genome, TGCGACCGGTAGTGGTAGCGGTCGTCGGCGGTAGGTGAGCACCCTAACCCGTCTCAAGGGGTAGTAGATCCAAGTATCGAGTATGAGTGAAACAACCCTCAAACCCGAAACGAACCACTTCCTACTCGGTGCGTGCGGAACCGCTTTCGTCGGAGGACTCGGTTTCGCGTACTTCGAGTTCCTCTCGACCGGTCTATTGTTCATGGCGATAGCGATAGCGTGCGCGGTTGCTGCCGACAGTCGATTCGGAGGACGGTGAGGACCGATGAACCAGGTGACTCTCACGGAGTGCGGTTGTTCACCGGAACGCCGACTCATCGGTAATTCGGCGTGTGACGCGGTGCACCCGGACGGACGGTTGATTTGCACGAAACCCCCGGGTCACGACGGCCCGCACTCGGCGTGCACACCGAGCGAACACCCGTTGGAGGTATGGGATCGATGATATCGATCGGCGCGGTCCTGAGTGCAGCGGCGAGTGGGATCGTTCTGTTAATCGTGTTTGGTACGGGGTACGCGATCGGTGGAGCGACCCCACGCCACGAGGGGAACAATCGTGAGACGGACGATGGGACGGTTGAAATCGTTGAATCGTCTCCCGGTTACGTCACGTTACGAATTAGAGGCGAGCACGTGCTATCAGACGCTAAAAGCAAGATCAACATCCACCCCTATGCGGAACGGTTTAAGGATGGGTGGATGACAGTTAATTTGACGTACCGATCAGCCCCCGAGGAGTATGATGAGTTGCGACGTGAGCAAGCGGAGTCGCTTAAAAATCTCGTCGACGATGACGAAAACGGTGAGGATCGATGAACGTTTCTGAAAACGCCGCGCGTATCGTGACGGATGAGCAGGGTGGTGTGACGGTCGAAGATCAAGGTGACGCGTTTGGAACGTTCGGTGTCGGATTACTCGCTGTGATCGTTGAGTGCGTCCCGTGCCAGTCGCTCCCCGCGGGGGTGACGGTCGCGCACGTCGATCCGGGCGACGGTGACTTGGTGGACCGAGTGACCGTACACTACGACGTCGTTCGGGAGCACTCGGTCGAGTGTCAATCTACGTTCGCTGCATTCGAATAGAGTGTCCGAGAATACTTCAATCGAGGACAGTACAGCCTGTTTTGACCCGAGAATCTACCTTCCCAACCCACATTCATCACGGTTTGTAGGGACGTTTGTGAGCTTTGAGGACACACCCTAACCCGCCTCTTGGGGTAGTAGGTGCGAGTGTTACATGCAATGATCGAGCAAGATTCCAACCAATCACGGTCACAGACGAGTGAGGTTCGAGCATGCGAATGAAGAACTATGAGCAGAAAGACGGAAAACGAGTCTGGTTAGAACAAACCGAAGTACAGCTGCTACTCAGCAAACTCCCAAAACGCGAAACCGAGCAGCACATCGGTGTTAAACTCGGGTGCAAAGGAGGCACTCGACGCGCCGAAGCGGCAGCAGTCACACCGATCGACGTTGTGCGGAACAGCAATGGGACGTACCATCTACGGATTTGGTCGGACGTCGAGAAAACCGGAGAGTACCGCGAAACACCAATCCCGGTCGAACTGGCGACAGAGATCAACACGCTAGCGAACGCAAAAGGACTCGACCCGGACGAGGCAGTGCTTGACGTTACGCCGAAAACACTGTACCGGTGGGTGAAGCGCGCAGCAGAACGATGCTACGCCGAGACAGGCGACGAAGGCTGGTTGTACGTCGATTACCACGACCTCAGGCGAACGTGGGGAACACACCTCTTAGAACAGGGAGTCCTCCCGAGCGTGGTTATGACGTGGGGTGGTTGGACAGACTGGGAAACGTTCTTGAGGCATTATCTTGGAGAATTCTCTCCAGAGGCGCTGAAGCGGGAGCGGTCGAAAGTCGATTACCTTGAAGGTGATTCATCGGTCGTAAACGACCCGCAAGCTCACCTAATGCCGGTCGGAACAACTCACGCGCACCGATCGTAACCCCCTCAAAATTTTGTGGTTGTGGTTGAAAACAGGCGTTTCAGGGGTGTTAGGAGTGCGAAAACAGACGTTTCAAACGCCCGTATTTGGAGTGTTGAGTGGTTGAGTCAGCGCATGACAATCTTTGTATCCCTCGAATGAGAGTGACGAGATAATGGCTGTGAGCGCGGAACAACTCATCGACGATATCGATGCGGACAGGATCGAGAGTCTTGCCGATCGGTATCAATCTCTCTCGAAGTACGAGCGGGCACAAATGAACGAGGCGACGATCAGGCAACAGTACATCAACCCGTTAATCAGAGCGCTCGGGTGGGATACGACGAGTGACCAAGTGCTCCCCGAGCAACGAACTCTCACCGGTGACGCGGATTATGCTCTTTCGCTCAACGGTCGAGAACAGTTTTTCATTGAAGCGAAACGACCTGCGAAGAGTCTCGACGATACGCGCCGAGTCCGTGGAGAAGAGCAGTCTTTTGCGGTTCAAGCGATTGACTACGCATGGCACCAAGGGTGTGACTGGGCGGTTCTCACTAACTTCGAAGAGCTTCGACTGTATTTCTCTCACGTCCCCAAGGACAGGGTTGACGAAGGGCTCGTCTTTGAGCTCAGTGTCGATGAGTACGCGACTGAAGACGGGTTAGAGAAACTATCTAAAATCTCGAAGGCAGCGGTTCGAAACGGGTCTCTCGACGCGCTTGAACGGACGCGTCAACGTGACACGGTAACTGATGAGATTCTCAACGTTCTTTCGAAAGCTCGAATCCAGTTAACGACCGACGTGCACGAATCGCACCCGGAACTTTCGATGGATGAACTTCGGGAAGGCGTGCAGCGTATCCTTGACCGGTTAGTCGTGATGCGAGTCGCCGAGGACCGGTCGATTATCCCGCGCGACACGCTGTTGAAAATGACCGAGTCGTGGGAAGAGACGACCATCAACCGCGACGTTCGAATGCTCGTCAGGGACTTGAAGAACGCGTTCCGGGACTTCGACTCGGTGTACAATTCAGAGTTGTTCGCAGAGCATCCGTGTGAGAACTTCGAGATCGATAACGAAGTTCTTCAAGACGTTATCGAGGATCTGTACGAGTACAACTTCTCTCACATCGATGCAGACGTTCTCGGGTCGATTTACGAGGATTACCTTGGGCACGCGATCGAAGACCAAGAAGACGATCAAGACTTAGAACTCATTTCGCAGCAGGATGAGCGGAAAGAGGGAGGGGTGTACTACACGCCCGTCCCGGTCGTCGAGTACATTGTCGAAGCGACTCTCGGCGAACGCTTGGACAGTATCATGGCCGACGTGAAAGCCGAGTTAGACGGGGACGAACCGGATTTTGAAGCTGCGAGAAAGCACTTCGACGAGATCGAAGATATTCGATTCTTAGACGTTACGTGCGGGTCAGGGTCGTTCCTAATCAAAGCGTACGACCTCTTCGAGTCGTGCTACGATGAATTCAAAGGCCTCGTCAATGACGCGAAAGAGGACGGTGAGTTGT contains:
- a CDS encoding site-specific integrase, with the protein product MRMKNYEQKDGKRVWLEQTEVQLLLSKLPKRETEQHIGVKLGCKGGTRRAEAAAVTPIDVVRNSNGTYHLRIWSDVEKTGEYRETPIPVELATEINTLANAKGLDPDEAVLDVTPKTLYRWVKRAAERCYAETGDEGWLYVDYHDLRRTWGTHLLEQGVLPSVVMTWGGWTDWETFLRHYLGEFSPEALKRERSKVDYLEGDSSVVNDPQAHLMPVGTTHAHRS